GACGCATCTGATCCAGGCCATCGGCAACCAGGTGTTGCGCACGGGATCCCTGCGGCGCGTGGTCTACGTCACCAGCGAGCAGTTCGTCAACCAGTTCATCGCCTCGATCAAGACCAAGCGCACGACAGACTTCACGCACCTGTATCGCAACGTGGACATGCTCATCCTGGACGACATCCAGTTCTTCACGGGAAAAGAGCGCACCCTGACCGAGTTCTTCCACACCTTCAATTCGCTCTACCAGGCCGGCAAGCAGATCATCCTCTCCTCCGACCGGCCGCCCCGCGACCTGGAAGACCTGGACGAGCGTCTGACCAGCCGCTTCGCCTCGGGACTGGTGACGGAACTGACCCTGCCCGACTACGAAACCCGCGTGGCCATCCTGGAAAAGCGGGCCGACGAGCACCGCGCCAGCCTGGACCCGCGCATCGTGGACTTCCTGGCCACCCACATCTGCACCAACGTCCGGGATCTGGAAGGCGCGCTGCTCCAGCTCATCGCCCAGTCCCAGTTCATGCGGGCCCCCATCGACCTGGACCTGGCCCACCAGGTGGCGCGCAAGTTCGCGCCCACCCGCCGCGCCCAGGTCTCGATGGAGACCATCGCCGAGGCCTGTTCGCGTTACTACAACATCCCCCTGCTCGACCTGAAAGACCGCGGCCGCAAGAAGGAGGTGGCCCACACGCGCCAGGTGGCCATGTACATCTGCCACAAGCTGACGCGCCACAGCCTGCGGGGCATCGCCCTGCACTACGGCCGCCGGGACCACTCCACGGTGATCCACGCGGTGAAGACCGTGGA
The Candidatus Delongbacteria bacterium genome window above contains:
- the dnaA gene encoding chromosomal replication initiator protein DnaA, which gives rise to MSQPVRSLDVPGESVLAHWENFVRTIDELAPGKKVADIWFRKLRPLSFDGQVLLALAPPTAFVDYLLNTHGDLIRQALQHSVGKGVELSIVKRDNVPEDQLPALEAEQLQLADSNVGQEPVKANLNPRYRFDNYIEGESNRFAVASARSVAETPTTTPFNPYFVYGGSGYGKTHLIQAIGNQVLRTGSLRRVVYVTSEQFVNQFIASIKTKRTTDFTHLYRNVDMLILDDIQFFTGKERTLTEFFHTFNSLYQAGKQIILSSDRPPRDLEDLDERLTSRFASGLVTELTLPDYETRVAILEKRADEHRASLDPRIVDFLATHICTNVRDLEGALLQLIAQSQFMRAPIDLDLAHQVARKFAPTRRAQVSMETIAEACSRYYNIPLLDLKDRGRKKEVAHTRQVAMYICHKLTRHSLRGIALHYGRRDHSTVIHAVKTVEDRITGDQVFRSEIDDLLRSIELHA